A window of Exiguobacterium sp. Helios genomic DNA:
ACTTATCGCTGACAAATGGTGGTCCGTTCAAATCGACAGAAATGCTTGCGCTGAACATCTATAAAGAATCGTTTACAAACAATAACCTGGGTCTTGGTTCTGCCAAAGCGATCATCTTCTTTGTTGTCGTTGCCGCGATTACCGTTACTCAAGTCTACTTGACGAAAAAACGGGAGGTGGAAGCATGAGTACTGCACAACCTTTGCCGAAACCGGAACTGACGCCGGAGAAACCGGCACCGAAAAAGCGTGGTCGTTATTCCGTGCGTCTCGGTACCGTTGAGATTGCCGCACTGTTGATGGGCTTACTGTATATGATTCCGTTTTATTATGTCATTTCGAACTCGTTTAAAACGCAAGGAGATATCTTTACAAATACATCGGGGCTTCCGAAAGAATGGATCACCTCAAACTATACAGATGCCTGGGCAGCGATGAATTTTGGAAAAGTGTTTCTGAATTCTGTCATCATTACAGTTGGTGCAAATGCAGTTATTGTTATTTTTTGTTCGATGGCCGCCTGGAAACTTGTTCGGACGAAAACCCGCTTGTCGACCATCATCTTTTTCCTGTTTGTCGCCGCGATGATCATTCCGTTTCAGTCGATCATGATTCCGTTATCGAAGCTGTCGGGTGATCTCGGTCTGCAAAACAGTTATTGGGGTCTGATTTTGATGTATCTCGGCTTTGGTTCCGGCTTGTCGATTTTCTTGTATCATGGATTCATGAAATCGATTCCGGAAGAGATTGAAGAAGCAGCCATCATTGACGGTTGCTCGCAGTGGGGCGTCTTTTGGCGGATTGTGTTCCCGTTGCTTAAACCGATCACGGTAACGATTGTCATTTTGAACACACTTTGGATTTGGAATGATTTCTTGTTGCCGTCCCTGATGTTGCGTGATGTCGAACTGCGGACGATTCCGCTCGCAACGTTCTATTTCTTCGGTCAGTACACGAAGCAGTGGGACTTGGCGCTAGCCGGATTAATTCTCGGGATTATTCCGTTGTTACTCTTCTTCTTTGCGATGCAAAAACAAATTATTCAAGGGATTACGAGTGGTTCAATCAAATAAAGATGTAAGCGCGTTCTCGCTTCTGCGGGAACGTTTTTATATGACATATCTAGTCTGATTAGTCAGATTATTTTATTTTTTTTTTGAAAAAAGGGCTTTTCAAATGCTTGCCGGATGGTGTACGATGTTCTCAATTCAATTGTAACAACGACGTTGAAGGGAAGAGTAACATCTTGTAAAACCGGATTAGCGAGCTGGGGGCGGTGAGAGCCCAGTCGGAAACAAGTTGCGAAGAACATCCCGGAGTCGCTACCCGAACACTGAAGTCAGTAGGCGTAGCCGGAGTTGCCTGTCCGTTATCATATGGCCGAAGATTGAGATGATAATTGATCATCAGTCTTTTGAGTGAGCAGCTGAGCTGTTAACATGGGTGGTACCGCGGAACCGAGTCTTTCGTCCCATATTCTTGGGAGAGAAGGGCTCTTTTTTATGGCTTCTTTTTCAAACACACAATTGAGGAGGAAGAATACCATGACAACACTCGTATCTATGAAACAGACACAGGAAGCCATCACACTTGTAAAAAAACGCTTTGAGGAGCAGTTCTCGGCACAACTCGGATTAACACGCGTCGAAGCGCCGTTATTCGTCGAAAGCACACTTGGAGTCAACGATCATCTGAACGGAATCGAACGTGTCATCCGCTTTGATGCAATTGACCATCAGGCAGAACTCGAGATCGTTCAATCTCTTGCGAAGTGGAAACGCCAGGCACTCCACACATACGGATTCTCAAAAGGGGAAGGCTTGTACACATTGATGCATGCCATCCGTCGTGATGAAGTACTGGACGAAACTCATTCGATTCACGTCGACCAGTGGGACTGGGAACGTGTCATTACAAAAGAAGAGCGGACGATTGACTACTTGCAAACGACGGTTCGTGCGATTTACGAGTCGATTCGCCAAGTGGAACGTGAAGTCGAAGAGAAACTTGCGATTGAAGCGATTTTACCGGAGACGATTCATTTCATGACGACACAAGAACTTGAAGATGCATACCCGACACTTTCGACAAAAGAGCGCGAGACCGAAGTGACGAAAGAGTATGGTGCTGTCTTTTTGATGCAGATTGGTGGTGCATTGGCATCCGGAGAAAAACATGACGGTCGAGCAGCAGACTACGATGACTGGACGCTCAACGGTGATATTTTAGTTCACCATCCGGAAATCGGAGCATTTGAACTGTCGTCGATGGGTATCCGGGTCGACCGCGAAACATTGCTGGCGCAGATCGAAACGACGGGCGAACACACGAAACTTGATTTCCCGTTCCACCAAGGTGTATTGGCAGAGAAACTGCCGCTGACAATCGGTGGAGGAATCGGACAATCCCGGATGGCGATGTTCCTCTTGAAGAAACGTCATATCGGTGAAGTTCAAGCATCGGTCTGGTCGGAAGAAACACGCGCGTCGTACCGTGAACAAGGTGTGCACCTGCTGTAAGAACGAGTGATGTACTGATAAATCTGATTCAAAATGTCCTACTGGCCATGATTTCATGTCCAGAAGGACATTTTTTTATAGGGTAAAATAAGTTCATCCGACCTCAGACGGAGGAAAGACGTGTGAAAACACGTTATAATGGGCATATGAACTAATAAGAGAGAGGTGAAGACATGTCAGCGATACTCATTACAGGATTAGTGTTTGCCCTACTTTTCGTCGTGTTTCTTTGGTTTAACATCAAAGGATTACGGACGATGTGGCGTGATTACAAACGCACAGGATCAATGATGGCACTTGGCTTCTTTATCGTCGGAATCATCGGGATCTTTACAGGAGTCTGGACGACGCTCGTCGTCATCATTTATTATCTTCTTCGTCCTGCACGAGGCTGATTTAGAGGAGTGGTTGGATGTTAGAATGGTTGTTCTCAGCCGGAGAGTCGAATCTCTGGCTGTTTTTAGGAATTATGATTCTTGGACTCGGGACGGAATTAATCCCGGCTGAAGTCGGGTTGCCGGTACTCGGTCTTTATGTATCAAACGGGACAATTAGTTGGACCGCAGCCGTCTTGATCGGTTTTCTCGGCAGTCTGATGGGGGCGACATTATTTTATTTTCTCGGTCGTTACGCCGGACGTCCAATTTTGGTTCGTTACGGAAAATGGCTAATGATTAAGGAACGGGAAATCGTTCAAGGGGAACGAATCGTATCGAAATACGGTTCCTGGTCAGCATTGTTTGGCCGCTTCTTCCCGGTCGTTCGTTCTGTTGTTTCCATTCCGTGTGGTTTGTTCAATTTGTCTTTCAAACGATATGTATTGGCCTCAAGCATTGGCTTGTTCCCGGTATCGTTCTTCTATGTGTGGTTAGGAGAAAGGTTTGGGGTGGAACGGGCAGAGTCGATGTTGAAAGGACTCGAACAGGAGTTATGGTGGATTCTTGGTATTATCGTCGTCGGAATCATCGGATACATTGTGTATCGCCGCGTTAAATCAAAGCGTTAAGAGAAATGACAAAAAAGAGCTGACAGCGACGTCAGCTCTTTTTTGTCATCTCTTTTTGCGGGAATAAAAAACGTTTGAGTGTTTTAATCCGATGTTTTGGTGTTAATAGAAGTAATTGATCCCGTCCTTCAAAAATTGTATCGCCGCGTGGTGTCACGATTTGATCGTTACGGATGATGGCCGTAATTAAAAATTCCTGCGGCAGATCAATATCCGAGATGGCTTCCCCGACAAACGGATGAGAGTTCGGAATCGTCAATTCGATGATTTCCGCATTCGGTTTACCGATCGACATGAACTCAATGACCGTTTGAATCGTGGATGAACCGGTCTCGTTTAAATGAAGCCGGTCCGCCAAGAAGGTCAACATACTCCCTTGGATTAACGTCGATAACAAAACAGTGAAAAAGACGATGTTGAAGATCATGCCGGCATTATCGATTCCGGCAACAAGCGGATAAGTTGCGAGAATGATTGGAACAGCTCCTTTTAAACCGGCAAAAGAGACAAATACTTTTTCCTGCCAGGAATAGTTAAAGGGAAGGAGACTGAGCCAAACGGAAACCGGACGAGCGATAAAGATTAAAATCAAAGCGAGGGCAATCGATGATAAAATCACCTGTGGATCAAGCAACTGTTTCGGAAACACAAGTAATCCGAGCACGATGAACATTCCGATTTGCGCCAAGTGCGCCATGCTCATTGTGAAACGGACGAGCGTCTGCCGGTAGACCAACTCATGATTGCTAATATAAATCGCTGTCACGTAAACAGCGAGGAAACCGCTGGCGTGAATCGTGTCCGCAATACCGAACGAAAGAAAAGCGAATGACATTAGCAGAATCGGATAAAAGCTCGAGGAACTGAGATCAATCCGGTTAAGTAATGTTGAAGCAATCCAGCCGATGAATAGACCGAGCAGTAAACCGATCACCATTTCCCAGACTAGCGAAGTTAAGCCGGAAACAAGTGAGGCCTCTTTAGGATTCGTCACGAATTCCAGGAAGAAGACGGTCAGAAAAACAGCCATCGGATCATTCGTACCGGATTCGAGTTCCAGCGTCGATCCTACTTTCCGCCGGACTGATTGTCCGCTGAGTACTGAAAAAATCGCGGCAGCATCCGTCGATCCGACAATGGCACCGAGGAGAAAGGCGTTAGCCCAGCTGAATCCGAGAATATAATGGGACGCAACGGCGACAATCGTCGTTGCGATGAAGACACCAAACGTTGCAAGTGAAAGAGAGGGTGACAATTCCGTCTTCACTTCTTTCCAGGCAGTTTGAAGACCTCCCTCAAATAAGATGATAATCAGTGCCACGGTACCGAGCAATTGCGCCAGTTCCGCATCATCGAACCGGATAAAACCGGTAATATCACTGCCGGCAATCATACCAAGAGCGATGAAAATCAAGAGAGCGGGAATGTTCAAGCGACTGGATAATTTCGTTGTCCAGACTGCGGTAAATAACAATAAACCAATCAATAAAATCGTGAACTGTAGGGACATTGCATCAAACTCCTTCGTTAAATAGTATCTATTTTTATCATACACTAATCCCGACTTTTTTTATCGGATAACGATTGTTCAATATTTTCCACCGCACCGGACAAAATTATCCGTTTTTATTGCAAGCGTTTTCATTTATTGTAAAAGCGTAGCACGATTATCAACTCGAAAATCAGGGAGGTATCCGAATGCGTAAACGTAAATGGGCAGCACTACCAGTTATGACGACCGCAATGGTCGTAGCACTTGCAGCATGTGGTGGCGGTGGGACACTCAATAGTGATGACTCAAAGGACAGTGGCTCTTCTAAGGACGGGAAGACCCTCAACGTATTCCAATTTAAAGCTGAAATCGCAAAAGACATGGAAAAGATGGCAAAAGCCTATGAAAAAGAAACAGGCGTAAAAGTCGTCGTTCAAACGGTTGGTGGCGGATCGGATTACGGCGCAGCCTTGAAATCGCAGTTTGCTTCAGGGAATGAACCGGATGTCTTTAATAACGGTGGATTTACAGAAGCGAAAACATGGCAAGACAAATTGGAAGATCTTTCGGATGAAAAATGGGTCAGTGATTTAACAGACCTTTCAAAAGAACCGATGACAATTGACGGGAAACTTTATGGTATGCCGATGAACCTGGAAGGTTATGGTTTCATCTACAATAAAGAAATCTTCAAGAAAGCCGGTATTACAGAGTTACCAAAAACTTTAACAGAATTAACAGAAGCGTCTAAGAAACTGAAAGCGGATGGTGTTACGCCATTCTCAATCGGATACGGCGAATGGTGGATTCTTGGAAACCACTTAATGAATATCCCGATGGCGCAACAGGATGATCCGGATCAGTTCATTGCCGATTTGAACTCTGGAAAAGGAAAGTTCGAAGACAATAAACAATTTAAAGAGTTTATGAACTTGTTTGATTTGACGATCGAATACGGAAACAAAAATCCGTTGACGACGGATTACAATACACAAGTTTCTCAGTTTGCTGAAGGGAAAACAGCAATGATCCAACAAGGAAACTGGGCGCAACAATTGATCACGGATGTTAATCCGGACATCGAGATGGGCTTCATCCCGATGCCGATCAATGATGATAAAGAAAAAATGGACCGCCTTCCGGTCGGCGTTCCGAATAACTGGGTCGTCAACAAAAACTCGAAAAATAAAGAGGAAGGTAAAAAGTTCCTCGAGTGGATGGCGACATCTGACACAGGAAAAGATTACATGGTCAACAAGTTCAAGTTCATTCCGGCTTTCAAATCAATCGAAGCAGCCGATCTTGGACCACTGGCTGACGATATCATCAAGTACTCTAAAGAAGATAAAACCATCTCATGGAACTGGTTTAAATATCCGGACGGCGCTGTCAATGAATTTGGTGCCATCATGCAGGCATATGTAGGGAAACAAAAAACATCGGAAGAGATGTTACAAGACTTTACGAAGACATGGGAAAAAATGAAGAAATAATAAAAAAAGTGCTGTTTCCAAGAAAAATTGGAAGCAGCACTTTTTTTACACGTTTTTTTATTCATTAATGCAGAAAAAACAATTGAATGAAAAACAGAACGGCGAACAGATAAATCAAGAAGTGGACCCGCTGTTTTTGTACAGCCTTCATGATAGGATAGATGATGAATCCGAACGCGATACCTGTTGCGATACTGCCGGATAGCGGCATGATGATGATCACCATGAACGCGGTAAAGGCTTCACTGAAATCTTCCCACTGGATCTGTTTGATGTTTTGTAGCATCAATGCACCAACAAGGAGTAATGCCGGAGCCGTAATGGCCGGAACGCTTGAAATCGATTGAACGATTGGGCCGAAAACTGCTGACAGCGCAAACAAGATTCCAACTGTGACGGATGTCAAACCGGTTCGTCCGCCGGCTGCGACACCGGAAGCCGATTCGACATAGGCCGTGGTTGGACTTGTTCCGAACATAGCTCCGGCAATCATCGCCGTTGAATCGGATAACAAGGCACGTTCACTGTTTTTCAGGGAACCATCCTCTTCGATCAGTCCAGCCTGTTCACCGACTGCGACCATCGTACCGGTCGTATCAAACATCGTGACGAGCACAAACGAAAGCACACCACTGAAGAGTCCGTATTGAATGACGTCTTGAACGGCAGTGAGCGGATTCGCGACAAGAATGCCTTCCGGTAAAGTCGGCAAAGCAATCAAGGTTTTCGAGAACGTCAACTCACCGGTCAAGAAAGCCAGCAGTCCGGATAAAATCATCGCGTACAAAAGCCCGCCCGGAACACGTTTAACTGTCAGAATAGCTGCTATCAGTAAACCGACTAACGTAATAAGGGCTTCCGGGGATGTTAAGGAGCCGATTGTAATCAAGGTTGCAGGGTCTGCGACAAGGATTCCGGACATTTTCAAACCGAGGGAAGCAATGAACAAACCGATTCCTCCAGTGATAGCCAATTTGAGTGTGGTCGGAATGACTTCAATCAATTTAGTCCGTAAAGGGGACAGGGATAACAAAAGAAAAATAATGCCGGCAACGAAGACGACCGATAAGGCTGTTTGATAAGGTATTTTTTCACCAATTACCAAGGTATACGTAAAATAAGCATTTAATCCCATTCCCGGTGCTACGGCAATCGGTAAGTTAGCATAAAAGCCCATCAATAACGTCCCGATCAGCGTGGCAATAATTGTCGCCGAGAAAGCTTGATCTTGTGGAATTCCTGCTTCGGACAAAATGGTTGGGTTGACGAATAGAATATAGGCCATCGTGATAAACGTGATAAAACCAGCTTGAATTTCACGTTGGACCGTTGTATCGTGTGCGGATAGTTTAAACATGAACCAAAGACCACCTTAATCTTAAAAGTTTGTTAAAAACGAACATTAACGATGTTATATCAATATTCATTCGGAATCAAGTGTTGTTTTTTTAGAAATCCAATTTGAAGAAAATCG
This region includes:
- a CDS encoding carbohydrate ABC transporter permease, translated to MSTAQPLPKPELTPEKPAPKKRGRYSVRLGTVEIAALLMGLLYMIPFYYVISNSFKTQGDIFTNTSGLPKEWITSNYTDAWAAMNFGKVFLNSVIITVGANAVIVIFCSMAAWKLVRTKTRLSTIIFFLFVAAMIIPFQSIMIPLSKLSGDLGLQNSYWGLILMYLGFGSGLSIFLYHGFMKSIPEEIEEAAIIDGCSQWGVFWRIVFPLLKPITVTIVILNTLWIWNDFLLPSLMLRDVELRTIPLATFYFFGQYTKQWDLALAGLILGIIPLLLFFFAMQKQIIQGITSGSIK
- the asnA gene encoding aspartate--ammonia ligase gives rise to the protein MTTLVSMKQTQEAITLVKKRFEEQFSAQLGLTRVEAPLFVESTLGVNDHLNGIERVIRFDAIDHQAELEIVQSLAKWKRQALHTYGFSKGEGLYTLMHAIRRDEVLDETHSIHVDQWDWERVITKEERTIDYLQTTVRAIYESIRQVEREVEEKLAIEAILPETIHFMTTQELEDAYPTLSTKERETEVTKEYGAVFLMQIGGALASGEKHDGRAADYDDWTLNGDILVHHPEIGAFELSSMGIRVDRETLLAQIETTGEHTKLDFPFHQGVLAEKLPLTIGGGIGQSRMAMFLLKKRHIGEVQASVWSEETRASYREQGVHLL
- a CDS encoding DedA family protein, translated to MLEWLFSAGESNLWLFLGIMILGLGTELIPAEVGLPVLGLYVSNGTISWTAAVLIGFLGSLMGATLFYFLGRYAGRPILVRYGKWLMIKEREIVQGERIVSKYGSWSALFGRFFPVVRSVVSIPCGLFNLSFKRYVLASSIGLFPVSFFYVWLGERFGVERAESMLKGLEQELWWILGIIVVGIIGYIVYRRVKSKR
- a CDS encoding potassium/proton antiporter; this translates as MSLQFTILLIGLLLFTAVWTTKLSSRLNIPALLIFIALGMIAGSDITGFIRFDDAELAQLLGTVALIIILFEGGLQTAWKEVKTELSPSLSLATFGVFIATTIVAVASHYILGFSWANAFLLGAIVGSTDAAAIFSVLSGQSVRRKVGSTLELESGTNDPMAVFLTVFFLEFVTNPKEASLVSGLTSLVWEMVIGLLLGLFIGWIASTLLNRIDLSSSSFYPILLMSFAFLSFGIADTIHASGFLAVYVTAIYISNHELVYRQTLVRFTMSMAHLAQIGMFIVLGLLVFPKQLLDPQVILSSIALALILIFIARPVSVWLSLLPFNYSWQEKVFVSFAGLKGAVPIILATYPLVAGIDNAGMIFNIVFFTVLLSTLIQGSMLTFLADRLHLNETGSSTIQTVIEFMSIGKPNAEIIELTIPNSHPFVGEAISDIDLPQEFLITAIIRNDQIVTPRGDTIFEGRDQLLLLTPKHRIKTLKRFLFPQKEMTKKS
- a CDS encoding ABC transporter substrate-binding protein, with the translated sequence MRKRKWAALPVMTTAMVVALAACGGGGTLNSDDSKDSGSSKDGKTLNVFQFKAEIAKDMEKMAKAYEKETGVKVVVQTVGGGSDYGAALKSQFASGNEPDVFNNGGFTEAKTWQDKLEDLSDEKWVSDLTDLSKEPMTIDGKLYGMPMNLEGYGFIYNKEIFKKAGITELPKTLTELTEASKKLKADGVTPFSIGYGEWWILGNHLMNIPMAQQDDPDQFIADLNSGKGKFEDNKQFKEFMNLFDLTIEYGNKNPLTTDYNTQVSQFAEGKTAMIQQGNWAQQLITDVNPDIEMGFIPMPINDDKEKMDRLPVGVPNNWVVNKNSKNKEEGKKFLEWMATSDTGKDYMVNKFKFIPAFKSIEAADLGPLADDIIKYSKEDKTISWNWFKYPDGAVNEFGAIMQAYVGKQKTSEEMLQDFTKTWEKMKK
- a CDS encoding NCS2 family permease — translated: MFKLSAHDTTVQREIQAGFITFITMAYILFVNPTILSEAGIPQDQAFSATIIATLIGTLLMGFYANLPIAVAPGMGLNAYFTYTLVIGEKIPYQTALSVVFVAGIIFLLLSLSPLRTKLIEVIPTTLKLAITGGIGLFIASLGLKMSGILVADPATLITIGSLTSPEALITLVGLLIAAILTVKRVPGGLLYAMILSGLLAFLTGELTFSKTLIALPTLPEGILVANPLTAVQDVIQYGLFSGVLSFVLVTMFDTTGTMVAVGEQAGLIEEDGSLKNSERALLSDSTAMIAGAMFGTSPTTAYVESASGVAAGGRTGLTSVTVGILFALSAVFGPIVQSISSVPAITAPALLLVGALMLQNIKQIQWEDFSEAFTAFMVIIIMPLSGSIATGIAFGFIIYPIMKAVQKQRVHFLIYLFAVLFFIQLFFLH